Proteins from a single region of Tunturibacter empetritectus:
- a CDS encoding ArsJ-associated glyceraldehyde-3-phosphate dehydrogenase yields the protein MKRVGINGFGRIGRLALRAAWGRDDLSFVHVNEIKGGPNTAAYLVEFDSVHGRWQKQIEPADNSFSIEGQRIAFTDAPKPGDVPWEDSEVDVVLECSGKMLTRESLMPYFDRGVKKVVVAAPVKQDVLNLVMGVNDHLYDPKVHDIVTAASCTTNCLAPVVKVIHESLGVRHGIITTIHDVTNTQAMVDAPHKDLRRARSALMSLVPTTTGSATAITLIYPELKGKLNGLAVRVPLLNASLTDCVFEVERPTTVEEVNALLKTAAEGELAGILGYEARPLVSVDFLNDPRSSIIDALSTMVVDGTQVKILAWYDNEWGYANRMVELAAKIAASLPVSA from the coding sequence ATGAAACGCGTCGGAATCAATGGGTTTGGACGGATTGGAAGACTGGCGCTTCGCGCCGCGTGGGGACGCGACGATCTTTCGTTCGTCCACGTCAACGAGATCAAAGGCGGTCCGAACACCGCTGCCTATCTGGTGGAGTTCGATAGCGTGCACGGAAGATGGCAAAAGCAGATCGAACCGGCAGACAACAGTTTTTCTATCGAGGGCCAAAGGATCGCCTTCACGGACGCTCCAAAGCCCGGGGACGTTCCCTGGGAGGACTCTGAGGTGGACGTGGTCCTCGAATGTAGCGGAAAGATGCTCACCCGCGAAAGTCTGATGCCGTATTTCGATCGCGGCGTCAAAAAAGTGGTCGTAGCGGCGCCGGTAAAGCAGGACGTTCTCAATCTCGTGATGGGAGTCAATGACCATCTCTACGACCCGAAGGTCCACGACATTGTCACCGCGGCCTCGTGCACCACCAACTGCCTCGCGCCAGTGGTAAAGGTGATCCATGAGAGTCTCGGGGTACGCCACGGTATTATCACGACCATCCACGATGTAACGAACACGCAGGCAATGGTGGACGCGCCGCACAAGGATCTTCGCCGCGCACGCTCGGCGTTGATGTCTCTCGTGCCGACCACAACCGGCTCGGCTACCGCGATCACGCTCATCTACCCGGAATTGAAGGGGAAGTTGAATGGCTTGGCTGTGCGTGTTCCGCTTCTCAACGCGTCGCTTACCGACTGCGTCTTCGAGGTAGAACGGCCCACGACGGTTGAGGAAGTGAACGCCCTATTGAAGACTGCGGCAGAAGGTGAGCTTGCCGGTATCCTCGGGTACGAGGCGAGGCCACTGGTCTCCGTTGACTTTCTGAATGACCCACGTTCTTCGATTATCGATGCGCTTTCAACGATGGTGGTCGACGGCACCCAGGTCAAGATTTTGGCGTGGTACGACAACGAATGGGGATATGCGAACCGGATGGTAGAGCTTGCCGCAAAGATAGCCGCATCGCTCCCGGTTTCGGCATGA
- a CDS encoding ArsR/SmtB family transcription factor, whose translation MDNPASYFKGLADENRLRILNLLFQGELCGCDVQHVLGASQSNVSRHLSYLKNAGLVTDRRVANRVYYRLVGNEDPGMDGLFKFLESIFGDNPLLEKDRKKLVSAIKNGACSVSESKAKTGSAKSKVKAQSAH comes from the coding sequence ATGGATAATCCAGCTTCATACTTCAAGGGTCTGGCTGACGAGAACCGTCTCCGCATTCTCAACCTCCTCTTTCAAGGGGAGCTTTGCGGATGCGACGTTCAACACGTCCTCGGGGCTTCCCAGTCCAACGTCTCTCGGCACCTAAGCTATCTCAAGAACGCGGGGCTCGTTACGGATCGCCGAGTCGCGAATCGGGTGTATTACCGACTGGTGGGAAATGAAGATCCCGGGATGGACGGTCTTTTCAAGTTCCTTGAGTCCATCTTTGGAGACAACCCCCTGCTCGAAAAAGATCGCAAGAAGCTGGTGTCTGCAATCAAGAATGGGGCGTGTTCGGTCAGTGAGTCCAAGGCCAAGACTGGTTCTGCCAAGTCAAAGGTAAAGGCGCAAAGTGCCCACTGA
- the arsJ gene encoding organoarsenical effux MFS transporter ArsJ has translation MNSIRSYALVTGAYWGFTLTDGALRMLVVLHFYRLGYSGIAIAFLFLFYEFFGIVTNLLGGWIASRSGLKTTLYGGLILQIVALLMLALLQPGWAHGLSVVYVMAAQALSGIAKDLTKMSAKSAIKVVVPDGADGTLFKWVSRLTGSKNALKGAGFFVGGVLLSTLGFVGALVAMAVGLLLVLLGTVFSLPSEIGRSKKKVKFTALFSKSAAINCLSAARLFLFGARDVWFVVGLPVFLSQLGWTFTGVGGFVALWFIGYGIIQAFVPDILRTLGREKVDGPAAQHWAFILLAVPLGLLAALRAGLNPSASLMVGLAVFAVVFAINSAVHSYLVLAYTDEDSVALNVGFYYMANAGGRLVGTLLSGLIFQRAGFSGCLWGSAVMIFFAAIISLKLPRGNPIQLGAVVDGGE, from the coding sequence GTGAACAGCATTCGCAGCTACGCCCTCGTCACGGGCGCTTACTGGGGCTTTACGCTCACGGACGGCGCACTTCGGATGCTCGTCGTCCTGCACTTTTACAGGCTTGGATATAGCGGCATCGCAATTGCGTTTCTATTTCTCTTTTATGAGTTCTTCGGTATTGTTACAAATCTGCTGGGGGGATGGATTGCTTCACGGTCCGGTCTGAAGACGACCCTATACGGTGGCCTCATCCTTCAGATTGTGGCATTGCTAATGCTTGCCCTCTTACAGCCGGGATGGGCTCATGGCTTATCAGTCGTATATGTCATGGCCGCGCAGGCGCTCTCCGGGATCGCCAAGGACTTGACTAAGATGAGCGCCAAGAGCGCGATCAAAGTTGTTGTCCCAGACGGTGCCGATGGGACGCTCTTCAAATGGGTTTCCCGTCTGACGGGGTCGAAGAACGCTCTCAAAGGTGCCGGATTCTTCGTCGGCGGTGTTCTCCTTTCAACCCTTGGCTTCGTTGGAGCGTTGGTGGCGATGGCAGTGGGCCTGCTCCTCGTCCTGCTCGGCACGGTCTTCTCCTTGCCGTCCGAGATTGGGCGTTCCAAAAAGAAAGTGAAATTTACAGCTCTGTTCTCGAAGAGCGCAGCCATCAACTGTCTTTCTGCAGCAAGACTTTTTCTGTTCGGAGCTCGTGATGTCTGGTTCGTCGTCGGACTGCCTGTATTTCTTTCGCAGCTGGGTTGGACGTTTACCGGGGTGGGAGGCTTCGTAGCCCTTTGGTTCATCGGTTACGGCATCATTCAGGCCTTTGTGCCGGACATTCTCCGTACCCTTGGGCGGGAGAAGGTCGATGGGCCGGCAGCGCAACACTGGGCCTTCATCCTGTTGGCTGTGCCTCTGGGTTTGCTTGCCGCGCTTCGAGCCGGCCTGAATCCGAGCGCCTCCCTCATGGTGGGCCTTGCAGTTTTTGCCGTGGTATTCGCGATCAATTCCGCCGTCCATTCCTATCTGGTGCTGGCATACACGGACGAAGACAGCGTTGCGCTCAATGTGGGCTTTTACTACATGGCGAACGCTGGCGGCAGACTGGTTGGCACTTTGCTCTCCGGGCTCATCTTCCAACGGGCGGGGTTCAGTGGGTGTCTTTGGGGTTCAGCAGTGATGATTTTTTTTGCAGCTATAATCTCGCTCAAACTGCCGAGGGGAAATCCGATTCAACTTGGCGCTGTTGTCGACGGGGGCGAGTAG